From Echinicola soli, a single genomic window includes:
- a CDS encoding DUF7255 family protein, with amino-acid sequence MHQLKVQNLIKVLLENNVDLEEDFRLEINKKLLDDKAAGLQAELYECMGGIGEPVLLERLRFDFRIDRFLFIYDDAVHFNRYRLATLKASLYEVFTFSWLDSYKRLCRTFERECHKAGQHDRIWNGPPIATKCFGESMEPGDLTGNGAAGWKLNAYNDAQYDLLSRLHGYKIIRIPMYENIMTGGSLKKIDQLLMNPKEENYNAILNWLQRKAV; translated from the coding sequence ATCAAGGTACTGCTAGAGAATAATGTCGATCTGGAAGAGGACTTCCGGTTGGAAATCAATAAAAAGTTACTGGACGATAAAGCTGCCGGGCTGCAAGCAGAACTCTACGAGTGTATGGGTGGTATTGGGGAACCGGTTTTGTTGGAGAGGTTGCGATTTGATTTTAGAATTGATCGATTTCTGTTCATATATGACGATGCGGTGCATTTTAACCGTTATCGTTTGGCTACACTGAAGGCTTCTCTGTATGAAGTATTTACTTTTTCCTGGCTGGACAGTTATAAGCGGTTGTGCCGGACTTTTGAGCGGGAATGTCATAAGGCTGGCCAGCATGATAGGATTTGGAATGGCCCACCCATTGCCACCAAATGCTTTGGAGAGTCCATGGAGCCGGGAGATCTCACTGGAAACGGCGCGGCAGGGTGGAAGCTAAATGCCTATAATGATGCCCAATACGATCTACTGAGCAGGCTACATGGCTACAAGATCATCCGTATTCCCATGTATGAAAATATCATGACGGGTGGTAGCCTCAAAAAAATCGATCAGCTGCTGATGAATCCAAAGGAGGAAAATTACAACGCGATCTTAAATTGGCTGCAGCGAAAAGCCGTTTGA